In Actinomycetes bacterium, the following are encoded in one genomic region:
- a CDS encoding ATP-binding protein, which yields MILTRHGRSSALDAWVITVSAAGLTVFVVLAMRGSIQAASTAPAAFWLLAALVLVTELFPIKLFRNGEDGSVTVSSTFGFAIFLGWGVAASMLVFGIACAVSDLGQRKPLKKVLFNVAQYSLSLAATDIVYGVLGGGRPFSADELPAFLVAITVFFVANDLLVFITIALACGTSLIAGLREDLAFKIWASGMPLAMAPVALVVANFSSVLIPLLLLPMVAVYLATRGAVHAAARKAEADAAASAATEVAAEQARLVEVEHALVRQLKENDRLKSDLLATVSHELRTPLTGILGSLVTLSARDGVLTPEQRIELVAMARREGERLKELIEQLLLASSLQDVPSEPAIHPLIDAAEVIRHAGRTGQLDHPGHHVVATVAGPLPVLAAPEAVARVIGNLLDNAAKYSPADAVIRLDAGREDAEVVVAVTDAGPGVPAAERDRIFDRFTQVDSGSTRQAGGVGLGLFVARQLARAQGGELSVGEPAAGSGGGARFELRLPLATGLRIAMPAWSGADAPDAGPVANGVEDGRASTSSPV from the coding sequence ATGATCCTGACCCGTCACGGTCGTTCATCCGCCCTCGATGCCTGGGTCATCACGGTCTCGGCGGCCGGGCTCACCGTCTTCGTCGTGCTCGCGATGCGGGGGAGCATCCAGGCCGCGAGCACGGCTCCCGCTGCGTTCTGGCTGCTCGCCGCCCTCGTCCTGGTGACCGAGCTGTTCCCGATCAAGCTCTTCAGGAACGGCGAGGACGGAAGCGTGACCGTCTCGAGTACCTTCGGGTTCGCGATCTTCCTCGGCTGGGGCGTGGCCGCCAGCATGCTGGTGTTTGGGATCGCCTGCGCAGTCTCCGACCTGGGACAGCGCAAGCCGTTGAAGAAGGTGCTGTTCAACGTCGCACAGTACAGTCTGTCGCTCGCCGCCACCGACATCGTCTACGGTGTGCTCGGTGGCGGGCGTCCATTCTCCGCTGACGAGCTGCCGGCCTTCCTGGTTGCCATCACCGTGTTCTTCGTCGCCAACGACCTGCTCGTCTTCATCACCATCGCCCTCGCCTGCGGAACTAGCCTCATCGCGGGCCTTCGGGAGGATCTCGCCTTCAAGATCTGGGCGTCGGGCATGCCGCTCGCCATGGCACCGGTGGCGCTGGTCGTGGCCAACTTTTCGAGCGTCCTGATCCCGCTCCTGCTCCTGCCCATGGTTGCGGTCTATCTTGCGACGAGGGGAGCGGTCCATGCGGCCGCGCGCAAGGCTGAGGCCGATGCCGCAGCCTCGGCCGCCACCGAGGTGGCCGCCGAGCAGGCCCGCCTGGTCGAGGTCGAGCACGCCCTGGTCCGCCAGCTCAAGGAGAACGACCGGCTCAAGAGCGACCTGCTCGCCACCGTCTCGCACGAGCTACGCACCCCGCTCACCGGGATCCTCGGGTCCCTGGTCACCCTGAGCGCCCGCGACGGTGTGCTCACCCCCGAGCAGCGCATCGAGCTCGTCGCCATGGCCAGGCGGGAAGGGGAGCGGCTGAAGGAGCTGATCGAGCAGCTCCTGCTCGCCTCCAGTCTCCAGGACGTCCCCAGCGAGCCGGCCATCCACCCGCTGATCGACGCCGCCGAGGTGATCCGCCACGCCGGGCGGACCGGGCAGCTCGACCACCCCGGGCACCACGTCGTCGCCACCGTGGCCGGTCCGCTGCCTGTGCTCGCCGCCCCGGAGGCGGTCGCCAGGGTGATCGGCAACCTGCTCGACAACGCGGCCAAGTACTCCCCGGCCGACGCCGTCATCCGGCTCGACGCCGGCCGGGAGGACGCTGAGGTGGTGGTCGCGGTCACCGATGCCGGCCCGGGCGTGCCCGCGGCAGAGCGCGACCGCATCTTCGACCGCTTCACCCAGGTGGACTCCGGCTCCACCAGGCAGGCTGGCGGGGTCGGGCTCGGGCTCTTCGTCGCCAGGCAGCTCGCACGGGCCCAGGGAGGCGAGCTGTCGGTGGGCGAGCCGGCCGCCGGCAGCGGCGGTGGAGCCCGGTTCGAGCTGCGCCTGCCGCTCGCCACCGGGTTGCGTATCGCGATGCCGGCCTGGTCGGGCGCGGACGCGCCCGACGCGGGGCCGGTGGCCAACGGTGTCGAAGACGGCCGGGCGTCGACCTCGTCCCCAGTGTGA